One genomic segment of Centroberyx gerrardi isolate f3 chromosome 4, fCenGer3.hap1.cur.20231027, whole genome shotgun sequence includes these proteins:
- the c2cd5 gene encoding C2 domain-containing protein 5 isoform X8, giving the protein MPGKLKAKIVAGRHLPVMDRASDLTDAFVEVKFGNTTFKTDVCPKSLNPQWNSEWFKFEVDDEDLQDEPLQITVLDHDTYSANDAIGKVYIDIDPLLCNEAASVISGWFPIYDTIHGIRGEINVLVKVDLFNDLNRFRQSSCGVKFFCTTSIPRCYRAAMVHGFVEELVVNEDPEYQWIDRIRTPRASNEARQRLISLMSGELQRKIGLKVLEMGGNAVVGYLQCFDLEGESGLVVRAIGTACTLDKLSSGTAPNTTTHMHPNTAPASNACNSPSKDGKEPVFSEDLASSSGPPTPFRALPTTSSSPPPFSPSKPCSRQSSSSDTDLSLTPKTGMGSGGSAGKEAGPLKTLLRQQTQTALEQREFPFFTLTCFPPGFLVHVGGVVSARSVKLLDRIHNPDEPETRDAWWEEIRQEIKSHAKALGCHAVVGYSESTSICEEVCILSASGTAAILNPRYMREGCLDIGSSDHRFEDPSPPSCGFCHIPYDELNMPFPAQLTYCYHCRRQKVPDVLFTTIDLPPEAAVTGKGCLIQARLCRLKKKAQGEVNATAISNLLPFMEYELHTQLMNKLKLRSMNALFGLRIQISVGENMLLGLASATGVYLTALPAPGGIQIAGKTPGDLSNEHHMLAIQKRINDTIAKNKELYQINPPELTEEAVGSPIPESRQRSRLFRSHSESSDELSELDLSHGKKDAFVLEIDDTDAVEDIHSLLTDAPTPAGFYSCNTEIMPGIYNWTSGLQMFTSVRVFRLSNANLTNQGLNKIFTDLCENLLKSLYFKLRSMIPCCLCHLNFTVAVPEEELIQVAVTAVAMSFDKDQTQERPGDKAIIKGGSETEDQLQFPLELCADSSSANSQPSAKISGLPESANISSRAPSVDYGSFADRCSTWLELLRLKAHTIRRGSVKTISSSERCSPLPEGRSRSLRSNRSFGSSSVTVVKMTPLSFLPGTRIVKYLGIINMFFIRETTSLREEGGVSGFLHSFIAEVFAMVRAHVAALGGNAVVSYSMKECVFMENPNKNQAQCLINVSGDAVIFIRDTDQEATPPLTIGGQTCSSGTDGTT; this is encoded by the exons ATGCCAGGGAAGTTGAAGGCCAAAATTGTGGCAGGACGCCACTTGCCTGTAATGGACAGAGCCAGTGACCTTACTGATGCTTTTGTAGAG GTCAAGTTTggaaacacaactttcaaaacaGATGTCTGTCCCAAATCCCTCAACCCACAGTGGAACTCAGAGTGGTTCAAATTTGAG GTTGATGATGAGGACTTGCAGGATGAGCCATTGCAAATCACTGTGTTGGACCACGACACTTACAGTGCTAACGATGCCATAGGGAAAGTTTACATTGACATTGACCCGCTGCTGTGCAATGAGGCTGCCTCCGTAATCTCTGGCTGGTTTCCCATCTATGACACCATCCATG GTATCCGAGGGGAGATCAATGTCCTCGTCAAAGTGGACCTCTTCAATGACTTGAACCGCTTCAGACAATCTTCCTGTGGGGTCAAGTTCTTCTGCA CTACGTCCATTCCACGGTGTTACCGGGCAGCGATGGTCCACGGGTTTGTGGAGGAACTCGTTGTAAACGAAGATCCAGAGTACCAGTGGATCGACCGTATCAGAACCCCTCGGGCCTCCAACGAGGCCAGGCAGAGGCTCATCTCTCTCATGTCTG GGGAGCTGCAGAGGAAGATAGGACTGAAGGTATTGGAGATGGGTGGGAACGCTGTGGTGGGCTACCTGCAGTGTTTCGACCTGGAGGGAGAGTCGGGCCTGGTGGTCCGGGCCATAGGTACCGCCTGCACACTGGACAAACTCAGCTCTGGAACCGCTCCCAacaccaccacacacatgcaccctaACACAGCCCCCGCTTCCAATGCCTGCAATTCCCCCTCTAAGGATGGAAAGGA GCCGGTGTTCAGTGAGGACCTGGCCTCGTCCTCCGGCCCGCCCACCCCTTTCAGAGCCCtccccaccacctcctcctctcctccccccttctctccctccaagcCATGCAGCCGCCAGTCCTCCTCATCAGACACTGACCTCAGTCTGACGCCCAAGACGG GAATGGGCAGCGGGGGCAGCGCCGGGAAGGAGGCGGGGCCTCTGAAGACCCTCCTCAGACAGCAGACGCAGACGGCTCTAGAGCAGAGG GAGTTCCCCTTCTTCACCTTGACATGTTTTCCACCTGGTTTCCTGGTTCATGTCGGTGGGGTGGTCAGCGCTCGCTCTGTCAAACTGCTGGACCGTATACACAACCCCG aTGAGCCAGAGACTCGGGATGCATGGTGGGAGGAGATTCGTCAGGAGATCAAATCTCATGCCAAAGCCCTCGGTTGCCATGCTGTGGTGGGATACAGCGAGAGCACCAGCATCTG CGAGGAGGTGTGCATCCTGTCAGCGTCAGGCACAGCAGCCATCCTGAATCCTCGATACATGCGTGAAGGCTGTCTAGACATCGGAAGCAGTGACCACAG GTTTGAGGATCCGTCTCCCCCTAGCTGCGGCTTCTGTCACATCCCCTATGATGAGCTCAACATGCCATTCCCTGCCCAGCTCACATACTGTTACCACTGTAGACGGCAGAAG GTTCCTGATGTGCTGTTCACAACTATTGACCTGCCACCAGAAGCAGCTGTCACAGGGAAGGGCTGCCTTATCCAGGCCAG ACTGTGTCGTCTGAAGAAGAAGGCCCAGGGAGAGGTGAATGCGACGGCCATCTCCAACCTGCTGCCTTTCATGGAATACGAGCTGCACACTCAGCTGATGAACAAACTGAAGCTGCGGAGCATGAACGCTCTGTTTGGCCTACGCATACAGATCAGTGTTGGCGAGAACATGCTGCTCGGTCTGGCT tctgcCACAGGAGTGTATCTGACGGCCTTGCCTGCACCAGGGGGGATCCAGATCGCGGGGAAAACTCCCGGTGACCTGAGCAATGAGCACCACATGTTGGCCATCCAGAAAAGGATCAACGACACCATAGCCAAGAACAAAGAGCTCTATCAAATAAACCCACCg GAGCTGACAGAGGAAGCAGTGGGTTCTCCGATCCCCGAGTCCAGGCAACGTTCCAGACTTTTCCGCTCCCACTCGGAGAGTTCAGACGAGCTTTCAGAACTGGACCTCTCCCATGGCAAGAAGGACGCCTTCGTCCTGGag attgATGACACAGATGCTGTGGAGGACATCCACTCTCTCCTCACAGATGCCCCCACCCCTGCAG GCTTCTACAGCTGTAACACAGAGATCATGCCTGGGATTTACAACTGGACTTCAGGACTACAG ATGTTTACATCAGTGAGGGTCTTTAGGTTGAGTAATGCCAATCTCACTAATCAAGGCCTGAACAAGATCTTCACTGACCTCTGTGAGAATCTGCTAAAG AGTTTGTACTTCAAGCTGCGCTCTATGATCCCCTGCTGTCTTTGTCATCTCAACTTCACTGTAGCAGTGCCAGAGGAAGAACTCATACAG GTCGCAGTGACAGCAGTTGCCATGAGTTTTGACAAGGACCAGACTCAGGAGAGGCCAGGAGACAAGGCCATCATCAAAG gaGGCAGTGAGACCGAAGACCAGCTGCAGTTTCCCTTGGAGCTGTGCGCAGACTCGTCGTCCGCCAACAGTCAGCCGTCAGCCAAAATCTCAG gtCTCCCAGAGAGTGCCAACATCTCGTCCAGAG CTCCCTCCGTTGATTACGGTTCCTTTGCAGACAGATGCAGCACCTGGCTAGAGCTGCTTAGGCTGAAAGCTCACACCATAAGACGCGGATCAGTTAAGACAA TCTCGTCTTCGGAGCGCTGCAGTCCGCTGCCCGAGGGTCGTTCCCGCTCGCTGCGCTCCAACCGCTCGTTTGGGAGCAGCTCTGTCACCGTGGTGAAGATGACGccgctctccttcctccccgGGACGCGCATCGTTAAATACCTCGGGATCATCAACATGTTCTTTATCAGAGAGACGACGTCACTACGGGAG GAGGGTGGTGTGAGCGGTTTCCTCCATTCGTTCATAGCAGAGGTGTTCGCAATGGTTCGAGCCCATGTAGCAGCTCTGGGTGGCAATGCAGTGGTTTCCTATAGCATGAAGGAATGCGTGTTCATGGAAAATCCCAACAAgaaccag GCTCAGTGTCTCATTAATGTGAGCGGTGATGCCGTCATCTTCATCAGGGATACGGACCAGGAGGCCACACCCCCTCTGACGATCGGCGGACAGACCTGCAGTAGCGGAACAGATGGGACTACGTGA
- the c2cd5 gene encoding C2 domain-containing protein 5 isoform X7: MPGKLKAKIVAGRHLPVMDRASDLTDAFVEVKFGNTTFKTDVCPKSLNPQWNSEWFKFEVDDEDLQDEPLQITVLDHDTYSANDAIGKVYIDIDPLLCNEAASVISGWFPIYDTIHGIRGEINVLVKVDLFNDLNRFRQSSCGVKFFCTTSIPRCYRAAMVHGFVEELVVNEDPEYQWIDRIRTPRASNEARQRLISLMSGELQRKIGLKVLEMGGNAVVGYLQCFDLEGESGLVVRAIGTACTLDKLSSGTAPNTTTHMHPNTAPASNACNSPSKDGKEPVFSEDLASSSGPPTPFRALPTTSSSPPPFSPSKPCSRQSSSSDTDLSLTPKTGMGSGGSAGKEAGPLKTLLRQQTQTALEQREFPFFTLTCFPPGFLVHVGGVVSARSVKLLDRIHNPDEPETRDAWWEEIRQEIKSHAKALGCHAVVGYSESTSICEEVCILSASGTAAILNPRYMREGCLDIGSSDHRFEDPSPPSCGFCHIPYDELNMPFPAQLTYCYHCRRQKVPDVLFTTIDLPPEAAVTGKGCLIQARLCRLKKKAQGEVNATAISNLLPFMEYELHTQLMNKLKLRSMNALFGLRIQISVGENMLLGLASATGVYLTALPAPGGIQIAGKTPGDLSNEHHMLAIQKRINDTIAKNKELYQINPPELTEEAVGSPIPESRQRSRLFRSHSESSDELSELDLSHGKKDAFVLEIDDTDAVEDIHSLLTDAPTPAGFYSCNTEIMPGIYNWTSGLQMFTSVRVFRLSNANLTNQGLNKIFTDLCENLLKSLYFKLRSMIPCCLCHLNFTVAVPEEELIQVAVTAVAMSFDKDQTQERPGDKAIIKGGSETEDQLQFPLELCADSSSANSQPSAKISGLPESANISSRVSSSERCSPLPEGRSRSLRSNRSFGSSSVTVVKMTPLSFLPGTRIVKYLGIINMFFIRETTSLREEGGVSGFLHSFIAEVFAMVRAHVAALGGNAVVSYSMKECVFMENPNKNQAQCLINVSGDAVIFIRDTDQEATPPLTIGGQTCSSGTDGTT, encoded by the exons ATGCCAGGGAAGTTGAAGGCCAAAATTGTGGCAGGACGCCACTTGCCTGTAATGGACAGAGCCAGTGACCTTACTGATGCTTTTGTAGAG GTCAAGTTTggaaacacaactttcaaaacaGATGTCTGTCCCAAATCCCTCAACCCACAGTGGAACTCAGAGTGGTTCAAATTTGAG GTTGATGATGAGGACTTGCAGGATGAGCCATTGCAAATCACTGTGTTGGACCACGACACTTACAGTGCTAACGATGCCATAGGGAAAGTTTACATTGACATTGACCCGCTGCTGTGCAATGAGGCTGCCTCCGTAATCTCTGGCTGGTTTCCCATCTATGACACCATCCATG GTATCCGAGGGGAGATCAATGTCCTCGTCAAAGTGGACCTCTTCAATGACTTGAACCGCTTCAGACAATCTTCCTGTGGGGTCAAGTTCTTCTGCA CTACGTCCATTCCACGGTGTTACCGGGCAGCGATGGTCCACGGGTTTGTGGAGGAACTCGTTGTAAACGAAGATCCAGAGTACCAGTGGATCGACCGTATCAGAACCCCTCGGGCCTCCAACGAGGCCAGGCAGAGGCTCATCTCTCTCATGTCTG GGGAGCTGCAGAGGAAGATAGGACTGAAGGTATTGGAGATGGGTGGGAACGCTGTGGTGGGCTACCTGCAGTGTTTCGACCTGGAGGGAGAGTCGGGCCTGGTGGTCCGGGCCATAGGTACCGCCTGCACACTGGACAAACTCAGCTCTGGAACCGCTCCCAacaccaccacacacatgcaccctaACACAGCCCCCGCTTCCAATGCCTGCAATTCCCCCTCTAAGGATGGAAAGGA GCCGGTGTTCAGTGAGGACCTGGCCTCGTCCTCCGGCCCGCCCACCCCTTTCAGAGCCCtccccaccacctcctcctctcctccccccttctctccctccaagcCATGCAGCCGCCAGTCCTCCTCATCAGACACTGACCTCAGTCTGACGCCCAAGACGG GAATGGGCAGCGGGGGCAGCGCCGGGAAGGAGGCGGGGCCTCTGAAGACCCTCCTCAGACAGCAGACGCAGACGGCTCTAGAGCAGAGG GAGTTCCCCTTCTTCACCTTGACATGTTTTCCACCTGGTTTCCTGGTTCATGTCGGTGGGGTGGTCAGCGCTCGCTCTGTCAAACTGCTGGACCGTATACACAACCCCG aTGAGCCAGAGACTCGGGATGCATGGTGGGAGGAGATTCGTCAGGAGATCAAATCTCATGCCAAAGCCCTCGGTTGCCATGCTGTGGTGGGATACAGCGAGAGCACCAGCATCTG CGAGGAGGTGTGCATCCTGTCAGCGTCAGGCACAGCAGCCATCCTGAATCCTCGATACATGCGTGAAGGCTGTCTAGACATCGGAAGCAGTGACCACAG GTTTGAGGATCCGTCTCCCCCTAGCTGCGGCTTCTGTCACATCCCCTATGATGAGCTCAACATGCCATTCCCTGCCCAGCTCACATACTGTTACCACTGTAGACGGCAGAAG GTTCCTGATGTGCTGTTCACAACTATTGACCTGCCACCAGAAGCAGCTGTCACAGGGAAGGGCTGCCTTATCCAGGCCAG ACTGTGTCGTCTGAAGAAGAAGGCCCAGGGAGAGGTGAATGCGACGGCCATCTCCAACCTGCTGCCTTTCATGGAATACGAGCTGCACACTCAGCTGATGAACAAACTGAAGCTGCGGAGCATGAACGCTCTGTTTGGCCTACGCATACAGATCAGTGTTGGCGAGAACATGCTGCTCGGTCTGGCT tctgcCACAGGAGTGTATCTGACGGCCTTGCCTGCACCAGGGGGGATCCAGATCGCGGGGAAAACTCCCGGTGACCTGAGCAATGAGCACCACATGTTGGCCATCCAGAAAAGGATCAACGACACCATAGCCAAGAACAAAGAGCTCTATCAAATAAACCCACCg GAGCTGACAGAGGAAGCAGTGGGTTCTCCGATCCCCGAGTCCAGGCAACGTTCCAGACTTTTCCGCTCCCACTCGGAGAGTTCAGACGAGCTTTCAGAACTGGACCTCTCCCATGGCAAGAAGGACGCCTTCGTCCTGGag attgATGACACAGATGCTGTGGAGGACATCCACTCTCTCCTCACAGATGCCCCCACCCCTGCAG GCTTCTACAGCTGTAACACAGAGATCATGCCTGGGATTTACAACTGGACTTCAGGACTACAG ATGTTTACATCAGTGAGGGTCTTTAGGTTGAGTAATGCCAATCTCACTAATCAAGGCCTGAACAAGATCTTCACTGACCTCTGTGAGAATCTGCTAAAG AGTTTGTACTTCAAGCTGCGCTCTATGATCCCCTGCTGTCTTTGTCATCTCAACTTCACTGTAGCAGTGCCAGAGGAAGAACTCATACAG GTCGCAGTGACAGCAGTTGCCATGAGTTTTGACAAGGACCAGACTCAGGAGAGGCCAGGAGACAAGGCCATCATCAAAG gaGGCAGTGAGACCGAAGACCAGCTGCAGTTTCCCTTGGAGCTGTGCGCAGACTCGTCGTCCGCCAACAGTCAGCCGTCAGCCAAAATCTCAG gtCTCCCAGAGAGTGCCAACATCTCGTCCAGAG TCTCGTCTTCGGAGCGCTGCAGTCCGCTGCCCGAGGGTCGTTCCCGCTCGCTGCGCTCCAACCGCTCGTTTGGGAGCAGCTCTGTCACCGTGGTGAAGATGACGccgctctccttcctccccgGGACGCGCATCGTTAAATACCTCGGGATCATCAACATGTTCTTTATCAGAGAGACGACGTCACTACGGGAG GAGGGTGGTGTGAGCGGTTTCCTCCATTCGTTCATAGCAGAGGTGTTCGCAATGGTTCGAGCCCATGTAGCAGCTCTGGGTGGCAATGCAGTGGTTTCCTATAGCATGAAGGAATGCGTGTTCATGGAAAATCCCAACAAgaaccag GCTCAGTGTCTCATTAATGTGAGCGGTGATGCCGTCATCTTCATCAGGGATACGGACCAGGAGGCCACACCCCCTCTGACGATCGGCGGACAGACCTGCAGTAGCGGAACAGATGGGACTACGTGA